One Deinococcus grandis DNA window includes the following coding sequences:
- the ubiE gene encoding bifunctional demethylmenaquinone methyltransferase/2-methoxy-6-polyprenyl-1,4-benzoquinol methylase UbiE, whose translation MTKRPAVGDKQDKGSDVQAMFASIAPRYDLLNRVLSLGVDRGWRRAAAHEALALKPARVLDVATGTADFALELKTRAPEAQVIGSDFVPQMLAIGREKAAARHIDIRLEEGDALNLPYPDGSFDSITCAFGFRNFADYARGLAEFWRVLAPGGRAVILEFPPPRPGLLGSLFRVYFQHVLPRIGGLISGNASAYTYLPESVLAFPEPERLAQLMRATGFRTRYRLLTFGIAAIHVGDKLP comes from the coding sequence ATGACGAAGCGGCCCGCCGTGGGGGACAAGCAGGACAAGGGCAGTGACGTGCAGGCGATGTTCGCCAGCATCGCGCCCCGTTACGACCTTCTCAACCGCGTGCTGAGCCTCGGGGTGGACCGGGGCTGGCGCCGGGCGGCGGCGCACGAGGCGCTGGCGCTCAAGCCCGCGCGGGTGCTGGACGTGGCGACGGGCACGGCGGATTTCGCGCTGGAACTCAAGACCCGCGCCCCGGAGGCCCAGGTGATCGGCAGTGACTTCGTGCCGCAGATGCTCGCCATCGGCCGCGAGAAGGCCGCCGCGCGGCACATCGACATCCGCCTGGAGGAAGGGGACGCGCTGAACCTGCCGTACCCGGACGGGAGTTTCGATTCGATCACGTGTGCGTTCGGGTTCCGGAACTTCGCGGATTACGCGCGGGGCCTCGCGGAATTCTGGCGGGTGCTCGCGCCGGGCGGGCGGGCCGTGATCCTGGAGTTCCCCCCGCCACGCCCGGGCCTGCTGGGGAGCCTGTTCCGCGTGTACTTCCAGCATGTGCTGCCGCGCATCGGCGGGCTGATCAGCGGGAACGCTTCGGCGTACACGTACCTGCCCGAGAGCGTGCTGGCCTTTCCCGAGCCGGAGCGGCTGGCGCAGCTCATGCGCGCCACGGGCTTCCGCACCCGCTACCGCCTGCTGACCTTCGGCATCGCCGCCATTCACGTCGGGGACAAGCTGCCGTAA
- the ung gene encoding uracil-DNA glycosylase: MLGGTQLVWFKKDLRVHDHVPLARAAERGPVLPVFIYEPEQLTHEEFAGHHLTYLNDSLRELDAALRALGTPLVVRVGEAVAVLDELREAHGVTGVWAHEETGNGVSFQRDRRVRAWARARGLPMTELPQNGVIRRMRNRDGWAATWEERLGAPQVAAPAQLSGVDADPGGLRTHAELGVPASGKTIPPGGRAAALDTLDSFLTVRGVNYMREMSSPLSAESSCSRLSAPLAFGTISLREVLQATRQRLATVKGDPDADPRWVRSLRSYESRLHWHCHFLQRLESQPDMEFRTLNRALDGLREHEWTPDFFDRWQHGQTGYPLIDACMRMLRETGWLNFRMRALLVSFATQHLWLHWRQPGLFLAREWLDNEPGIHWSQMQMQSSTVGINRVRIYSPTRQAREQDPDGIFIRRWLPELADVPTDFIHAPWEWSGAGRLSYPPPIVNEQEAGRRARARISSARASPAFEAEARRIYVKHGSRKKADLRAERKAQGLPDNPPPSRRPAAVKRTIMSDQPDLFGLAPAAPKAIVPAGLPDDWQQALHGEFSAPYFHELKDFLIQERRAGNVFPPTPDVFNALRFTPLDDVKVLILGQDPYHRPGQAHGLSFSVRPGVPIPPSLRNIYKELTADLPGFTAPRHGYLRSWAEQGILLLNAVLTVREGQANSHANRGWEHFTDAVIRAVNDKPGRVVFVLWGAYARKKKKLITAPQHVIIESAHPSPLSEAKFFGSRPFSQVNAALEEAGLTPIDWQLPMQAQE; the protein is encoded by the coding sequence ATGCTCGGCGGCACCCAACTCGTGTGGTTCAAGAAGGATCTGCGCGTGCACGACCACGTGCCCCTCGCGCGGGCCGCGGAGCGTGGGCCGGTCCTGCCGGTGTTCATCTACGAGCCCGAACAGCTGACCCACGAGGAGTTCGCCGGGCACCACCTGACGTACCTGAACGACTCCCTGCGTGAACTGGACGCCGCCCTGCGCGCGCTGGGCACCCCGCTGGTCGTGCGGGTGGGCGAGGCGGTGGCGGTGCTCGACGAGTTGCGCGAGGCGCACGGCGTGACCGGCGTGTGGGCGCACGAGGAGACCGGCAACGGCGTGAGCTTCCAGCGGGACCGCCGGGTGCGGGCCTGGGCGCGGGCGCGCGGGCTGCCCATGACGGAACTGCCGCAGAACGGCGTGATCCGCCGCATGAGGAACCGCGACGGCTGGGCCGCCACCTGGGAGGAGCGGCTGGGCGCCCCGCAGGTGGCGGCCCCCGCGCAGCTGAGCGGCGTGGACGCCGACCCCGGCGGCCTGCGCACCCACGCCGAACTGGGCGTGCCCGCCAGCGGGAAGACCATTCCGCCGGGGGGCCGCGCCGCCGCGCTGGACACCCTCGACTCGTTCCTGACCGTGCGCGGCGTGAACTACATGCGCGAGATGAGCAGCCCCCTGAGCGCCGAGAGCAGCTGCTCGCGCCTGAGTGCGCCACTGGCGTTCGGGACGATCTCGCTGCGGGAGGTACTTCAGGCGACCCGGCAGCGCCTCGCGACCGTCAAGGGCGACCCCGACGCCGACCCGCGCTGGGTGCGCTCCCTGCGCTCGTACGAGTCACGGCTGCACTGGCACTGCCATTTTCTGCAGCGCCTGGAAAGCCAGCCGGACATGGAGTTCCGCACCCTGAACCGCGCCCTGGACGGCCTGCGCGAACACGAATGGACCCCGGACTTCTTCGACCGCTGGCAGCACGGGCAGACCGGCTACCCCCTGATCGACGCCTGCATGCGGATGCTGCGGGAAACCGGCTGGCTGAACTTCCGCATGCGCGCTCTGCTCGTCAGTTTCGCCACGCAGCACCTGTGGCTGCACTGGCGCCAGCCCGGGCTGTTCCTGGCGCGCGAGTGGCTGGACAATGAACCCGGCATCCACTGGTCGCAGATGCAGATGCAGAGCAGCACGGTCGGCATCAACCGCGTCCGCATCTACTCCCCGACCCGGCAGGCGCGCGAACAGGACCCGGACGGGATCTTCATCCGCCGCTGGCTGCCGGAACTCGCGGACGTGCCGACCGACTTCATCCACGCGCCCTGGGAGTGGAGCGGTGCCGGACGCCTGAGCTACCCGCCGCCCATCGTGAATGAGCAGGAGGCCGGACGCCGCGCCCGCGCCCGCATCAGTTCCGCCCGCGCCAGCCCCGCGTTCGAGGCCGAGGCCCGCCGCATCTACGTGAAGCACGGCAGCCGCAAGAAGGCGGACCTGCGTGCCGAAAGGAAAGCTCAGGGTCTGCCCGACAACCCCCCACCCTCCCGGCGGCCCGCTGCCGTAAAAAGGACCATCATGAGCGACCAACCCGATCTGTTCGGCCTCGCCCCAGCGGCCCCGAAGGCCATCGTGCCCGCCGGGCTGCCCGACGACTGGCAGCAGGCCCTGCACGGCGAGTTCAGCGCCCCGTACTTCCACGAGCTGAAGGACTTCCTGATTCAGGAACGCCGCGCCGGGAACGTGTTCCCCCCCACGCCGGACGTGTTCAACGCGCTGCGCTTCACGCCGCTGGACGACGTGAAGGTCCTGATCCTGGGCCAGGACCCGTACCACCGCCCCGGTCAGGCGCACGGCCTGAGCTTCAGCGTCCGCCCCGGCGTGCCCATCCCCCCCAGCCTGCGCAACATCTACAAGGAACTGACCGCCGACCTGCCCGGCTTCACCGCCCCCCGCCACGGGTACCTGCGGAGCTGGGCCGAGCAGGGCATCCTGCTGCTGAACGCCGTCCTGACCGTCCGCGAGGGGCAGGCGAACAGCCACGCGAACAGGGGCTGGGAGCACTTCACGGACGCCGTCATCCGCGCCGTGAACGACAAACCCGGGCGGGTCGTGTTCGTCCTGTGGGGCGCGTACGCCCGCAAGAAGAAGAAACTCATCACCGCGCCCCAGCACGTCATCATCGAATCCGCGCACCCCAGCCCCCTGAGCGAGGCGAAATTCTTCGGCAGTCGCCCCTTCAGCCAGGTGAACGCCGCGCTGGAAGAGGCGGGCCTCACGCCCATCGACTGGCAACTCCCCATGCAGGCCCAGGAATGA
- the tnpC gene encoding IS66 family transposase: protein MSEVPCPNCKRLEARVRELEAQLAEVLAELRTIKAQLARNSTTSSQPPSQDKPWQPKSERQKTGRSSGAQPDHPGKTLKMSAHPDVIVDLPLTGHCTCGQDWDDVPVDTQVARQVHDLPDLHLQVTEYRADVKICPGCRSRQRAPFPTHVTAQVQYGPRVHALTVYLNVAHFVPLERTSEILHAICGARPSDGTIALNLNLAAERLQDFEGRLRTALTHQPVLHADETGSPVNGKLHWMHVVSCAQLTFYGQHARRGLAALEHMKVLPKYTGILVHDAWSSYFKLPAQHALCGAHLLRELRGLAEHHGQVWAGALRESLRTVYHDLNAGTLSPEARTAFERRFDELLEEGLLANPAAPPVPGRRGPTKQSHGRNLALRCQQHRAAVLLFLHDCRVPFDNNQAERDVRAWCVKRKVSGGFRSEEGGCNFARIRSYMSTLQKQGLSVWEGLVSVFTGDVLMPNFNP, encoded by the coding sequence ATCAGCGAGGTCCCCTGCCCAAACTGCAAACGACTCGAGGCACGCGTCCGTGAACTCGAAGCCCAGCTCGCTGAGGTGCTGGCTGAACTTCGCACCATCAAAGCTCAACTGGCCCGAAACAGCACCACATCCAGTCAGCCTCCCAGTCAGGACAAGCCCTGGCAGCCCAAGAGTGAGCGCCAGAAGACCGGCCGGTCTTCTGGCGCTCAACCCGATCACCCCGGCAAGACCCTCAAGATGTCCGCGCATCCCGACGTCATCGTCGATCTCCCGTTGACGGGACACTGCACCTGCGGGCAGGACTGGGATGACGTTCCAGTCGACACCCAGGTCGCTCGACAGGTTCATGACCTCCCCGACCTCCACCTTCAGGTCACCGAATACCGCGCCGACGTCAAGATCTGCCCTGGATGTCGTTCCCGGCAGCGAGCACCCTTCCCCACGCACGTCACGGCTCAGGTGCAATACGGTCCACGGGTCCACGCCTTGACGGTGTATCTGAACGTGGCGCACTTCGTGCCCCTCGAACGCACCAGTGAAATCCTGCACGCAATCTGCGGAGCACGCCCGAGTGATGGCACCATCGCGCTGAACCTGAATCTGGCAGCGGAGCGACTGCAGGACTTTGAAGGGCGACTCAGGACAGCCCTGACACATCAACCGGTGCTGCATGCAGATGAGACCGGCAGCCCGGTGAACGGGAAGCTGCACTGGATGCATGTCGTGAGCTGCGCGCAGCTCACGTTCTACGGCCAGCATGCCCGGCGCGGCCTCGCGGCACTGGAGCACATGAAGGTCCTGCCGAAGTACACCGGCATCCTGGTCCACGACGCCTGGAGCTCGTACTTCAAACTTCCGGCACAGCATGCCCTGTGCGGAGCTCATCTGTTGCGGGAGCTGCGGGGATTGGCCGAACACCATGGGCAGGTGTGGGCTGGCGCACTTCGGGAATCGCTGAGGACGGTGTATCACGACCTGAACGCCGGGACGCTGAGCCCAGAGGCCCGCACGGCGTTTGAACGGCGATTTGATGAACTGCTTGAGGAGGGCTTGCTGGCCAACCCAGCCGCGCCGCCCGTTCCAGGGCGACGCGGTCCGACGAAGCAGTCACATGGGCGGAATCTGGCGTTGCGGTGCCAGCAGCACCGCGCAGCGGTGCTGCTGTTCCTACATGACTGCCGAGTGCCGTTTGATAACAATCAGGCGGAGCGGGACGTGCGGGCATGGTGCGTGAAACGCAAGGTATCTGGAGGATTCCGGTCCGAGGAGGGTGGGTGCAATTTCGCTCGGATCAGGAGTTACATGTCCACGTTGCAGAAGCAAGGTCTCAGCGTCTGGGAGGGCTTGGTCAGCGTGTTCACGGGTGACGTGCTCATGCCTAACTTCAACCCCTGA
- a CDS encoding aminoglycoside phosphotransferase family protein: protein MRVDAALVTRLLAGQCPQWAGLPATLLRHSGTDNAMVRLGDGLVARLPWIGWAATDVAKEARWLPLLAPGLPLRVPEVLFTGVPGAGYPFGWGVYGWLPGVDAAVGTVRDEAELARDLAAFVRALQTTPLPPGQGPVGSRGVPLAERDAATRAAIRVCAELGFLNEGAALAVWEDALNAAPHAGPPAWLHADLKPGNLLSGGGRLSAVIDWGGLTLGDPAVDLQPAWNLLGPVGRAAFREALGVEDAAWARGRGWALSVSVIALPYYRDSNPGLAGVCRDTLRALLPG from the coding sequence GTGCGGGTTGACGCCGCGCTCGTGACGCGCCTGCTGGCCGGGCAGTGCCCGCAGTGGGCAGGGCTGCCCGCGACCCTGCTGCGGCACTCCGGGACGGACAACGCGATGGTGCGGCTGGGGGACGGGCTGGTGGCCCGCCTGCCCTGGATCGGCTGGGCGGCGACAGACGTGGCGAAGGAGGCCCGCTGGTTGCCGCTGCTCGCGCCGGGCCTGCCCCTGCGCGTGCCGGAGGTGCTGTTCACGGGCGTTCCGGGCGCCGGGTACCCGTTCGGGTGGGGCGTGTACGGCTGGCTGCCGGGCGTGGACGCGGCGGTGGGTACCGTGCGGGACGAGGCGGAACTGGCGCGGGATCTGGCGGCCTTCGTCCGGGCGCTACAGACGACGCCGCTCCCGCCCGGGCAGGGGCCGGTGGGGTCGCGTGGCGTGCCGCTGGCGGAGCGGGACGCGGCGACCCGGGCCGCCATTCGCGTGTGCGCGGAGCTAGGGTTCCTGAACGAGGGGGCGGCGCTGGCGGTGTGGGAGGACGCCCTGAACGCCGCGCCGCACGCGGGGCCGCCCGCATGGCTGCACGCGGACCTGAAGCCCGGCAACCTCCTGTCCGGCGGCGGGCGGCTGAGTGCCGTGATCGACTGGGGCGGCCTGACCCTGGGCGACCCGGCGGTGGACCTCCAGCCCGCCTGGAACCTGCTCGGTCCGGTGGGCCGCGCGGCCTTCCGGGAGGCGCTGGGCGTGGAGGACGCCGCCTGGGCGCGCGGGCGGGGCTGGGCGCTGAGCGTGTCCGTGATCGCGCTGCCGTACTACCGGGACAGCAACCCGGGGCTGGCCGGGGTGTGCCGGGACACCCTGCGCGCCCTGCTGCCGGGCTGA
- a CDS encoding ABC transporter ATP-binding protein, whose protein sequence is MTQPSLPARDLWRTLRLTLPDLWRAQPLVTAGLFLSGAAQGALPAVTILIGKWTVDGVSGLLAGQSVNLPALAGAWAGAALLSQVTATVTQVMQGVAADHYTLHVNQRLIRRMTELQGLDVLEDPQFHDDIEVLQGGASHRPLNLLSTLVYALRNVVAAISVAATLLLVGWWVPLVVVAGLLPLLSRQMQFYRLGWSLFIQNTPEAREVNYLSRVALRHEYAKEVRLYGLAPHLQREALTRTRAYQNTLRAQRTRGLLALLPFEALSLLVTGGLFAFVVAQAQAGRVGAGSVALVVTALAALRQELSGLAEMGSIGTQHLSWFAKLDAFLNAPGGVQSPARPQPMPAGGTITLEHVSFAYRDQPPALRDVTLTIPAGQTVAIVGENGAGKSTLIKLLLRYYDPTAGRILIGTGAAQTDLRDLDLNDWRAGVAAVFQDFARFEWTLRENILLGQPQDDARLNAAVQGSGLNTVLTDTRTLDTRLGQAFGGADLSGGQWQKLATARALYRDARVLILDEPTAALDPRSEAEVFGTFAGLARGRTTLLVTHRLGSVLMADRVLVMKAGQIIEDGTHAALLARGGEYTDLWALQARQYEDQPGEPVLA, encoded by the coding sequence ATGACCCAGCCCTCGCTGCCTGCCCGTGACCTGTGGCGCACCCTGCGCCTGACCCTGCCGGACCTGTGGCGCGCCCAGCCGCTCGTCACGGCGGGCCTGTTCCTGAGTGGTGCGGCGCAGGGCGCGCTGCCCGCCGTGACCATCCTGATCGGGAAGTGGACGGTGGACGGCGTGAGCGGGCTGCTGGCCGGGCAGAGCGTGAACCTCCCGGCGCTGGCGGGCGCGTGGGCGGGCGCAGCGCTGCTGTCGCAGGTCACGGCGACCGTCACGCAGGTCATGCAGGGCGTCGCCGCCGATCACTACACCCTGCACGTGAACCAGCGCCTGATACGCCGCATGACCGAATTGCAGGGCCTGGACGTGCTGGAAGACCCACAGTTCCACGACGACATCGAGGTGCTGCAAGGCGGTGCCAGTCACCGGCCGCTGAACCTGCTGTCCACGCTGGTGTACGCCCTGCGGAACGTCGTGGCGGCGATCAGCGTGGCGGCCACGCTGCTGCTGGTCGGGTGGTGGGTGCCGCTGGTGGTCGTGGCGGGCCTGCTGCCGCTGCTGTCCCGGCAGATGCAGTTCTACCGACTGGGCTGGAGCCTGTTCATCCAGAACACCCCCGAGGCGCGCGAGGTGAACTACCTGTCCCGCGTGGCGCTGCGGCACGAGTACGCCAAGGAGGTCCGCCTGTACGGCCTCGCCCCGCACCTGCAACGCGAGGCGCTGACCCGCACCCGCGCGTACCAGAACACCCTGCGCGCCCAGCGCACGCGCGGCCTGCTGGCGCTACTGCCCTTCGAGGCGCTGTCCCTGCTGGTGACCGGGGGTCTGTTCGCGTTCGTGGTCGCGCAGGCGCAGGCCGGGCGGGTCGGGGCGGGCAGCGTGGCGCTGGTCGTCACGGCCCTGGCCGCCCTGCGGCAGGAACTGAGCGGCCTGGCCGAGATGGGCAGCATCGGCACGCAGCACCTGAGCTGGTTCGCCAAGCTGGACGCGTTCCTGAACGCCCCCGGCGGCGTGCAGAGCCCCGCCCGGCCCCAGCCCATGCCCGCCGGCGGCACGATCACCCTGGAGCACGTGAGCTTCGCGTACCGCGACCAGCCGCCCGCGCTGCGGGACGTGACCCTGACCATCCCCGCCGGGCAGACCGTCGCCATCGTCGGTGAGAACGGCGCGGGCAAGAGCACCCTGATCAAGCTGCTCCTGCGCTACTACGACCCCACCGCCGGGCGCATCCTGATCGGCACGGGCGCCGCGCAGACCGACCTGCGCGACCTCGACCTGAACGACTGGCGGGCGGGCGTCGCCGCCGTCTTTCAGGACTTCGCCCGCTTCGAATGGACGCTGCGCGAGAACATCCTCCTGGGGCAGCCGCAGGACGACGCGCGCCTGAACGCCGCCGTGCAGGGCAGCGGCCTGAACACCGTCCTGACGGACACCCGCACGCTCGACACCCGCCTGGGGCAGGCGTTCGGCGGCGCGGACCTCTCCGGCGGCCAGTGGCAGAAACTCGCCACCGCCCGCGCCCTGTACCGGGATGCCCGCGTGCTGATCCTCGACGAACCCACCGCCGCCCTCGACCCCCGCAGCGAGGCCGAAGTGTTCGGCACCTTCGCTGGCCTGGCGCGCGGCCGCACCACGCTGCTCGTCACGCACCGCCTCGGCAGCGTCCTGATGGCCGACCGGGTCCTCGTCATGAAAGCCGGGCAGATCATAGAGGACGGCACCCACGCCGCCCTCCTCGCGCGCGGCGGCGAGTACACCGACCTGTGGGCCCTCCAGGCCCGCCAGTACGAGGACCAGCCCGGCGAGCCTGTCCTGGCCTGA
- a CDS encoding class I SAM-dependent methyltransferase, with the protein MTDRSAAQFNAHADRYATSEFHRAGPSLPVLLRLAAPTPGDHALDVATGTGNTALALAPFVQDVTGVDVADAMLAHARERATRERLNNATFRSGDAEALPFPDGTFTLVTSRHAPHHFVHLDHFLAEAWRVLRPGGRLVIADQVSPSPEVQAWTDTYQRLRDPSHHAQRPVQAWQALSAQAGFTWAAHKIVPYELPFDWWTAQSGCTPDTVAALRAHAATLDAAQQEAAGLILDEHGKLNAHREPMLVVRLEKPGR; encoded by the coding sequence ATGACCGACCGCAGCGCCGCGCAGTTCAACGCTCACGCCGACCGCTACGCCACCAGCGAGTTCCACCGCGCCGGGCCCAGCCTGCCGGTTCTGCTGCGCCTGGCCGCCCCCACCCCCGGTGACCACGCGCTGGACGTGGCGACCGGCACCGGGAACACCGCGCTGGCTCTGGCGCCGTTCGTGCAGGACGTGACCGGCGTGGACGTGGCGGACGCCATGCTGGCCCACGCCCGCGAGCGGGCCACGCGCGAACGGCTGAACAACGCCACCTTCCGCTCCGGGGACGCCGAGGCCCTGCCCTTCCCCGACGGCACCTTCACGCTCGTCACATCCCGGCACGCCCCCCACCACTTCGTGCACCTGGATCACTTCCTGGCCGAAGCGTGGCGGGTACTGCGGCCCGGCGGGCGGCTGGTGATCGCCGATCAGGTCAGCCCCAGCCCAGAGGTGCAGGCCTGGACCGACACCTATCAGCGCCTGCGGGATCCCAGTCACCACGCGCAGCGCCCCGTGCAGGCGTGGCAGGCCCTGAGTGCCCAGGCGGGCTTCACCTGGGCCGCGCACAAAATCGTGCCGTATGAACTGCCGTTCGACTGGTGGACCGCGCAGAGCGGCTGCACGCCCGACACGGTCGCGGCGCTGCGCGCCCACGCCGCCACCCTGGATGCCGCGCAGCAGGAGGCCGCGGGGTTGATCCTGGACGAACACGGCAAGCTGAATGCGCACCGTGAACCCATGCTGGTCGTCCGCCTGGAGAAACCTGGGCGCTGA
- a CDS encoding GNAT family N-acetyltransferase gives MDAGAFTRFLARAVPEYAAEKVRSGQWSPEEAQARSEREFGALLPQGPDTPDNVLYTLHDPHEDADVGVLWYALQRTAHATTAFIYEVEVFEAYRRRGYATQAFTLLEADAAARGATRIGLHVFGHNTAARALYEKLGYHATNINMRKELS, from the coding sequence ATGGACGCCGGCGCCTTCACCCGCTTCCTGGCCCGCGCCGTTCCCGAGTACGCCGCCGAGAAGGTCAGGAGCGGCCAGTGGAGCCCCGAGGAAGCCCAGGCGCGCAGCGAACGCGAATTCGGGGCCCTCCTCCCCCAGGGGCCGGACACGCCGGACAACGTCCTGTACACCCTGCACGACCCGCACGAGGACGCGGACGTCGGCGTGCTCTGGTACGCCCTCCAGCGCACCGCCCACGCCACCACCGCCTTCATTTACGAGGTCGAGGTCTTCGAAGCCTACCGGCGGCGCGGGTACGCCACGCAGGCCTTCACCCTCCTCGAAGCCGACGCCGCCGCGCGCGGCGCCACCCGCATCGGCCTGCACGTCTTCGGGCACAACACCGCCGCGCGCGCCCTGTACGAGAAACTCGGATACCACGCCACCAACATCAACATGCGCAAGGAGCTCAGCTGA
- a CDS encoding DNA topoisomerase IB, with the protein MTSRTQILAGEYLRREGSDPKKFKYFWPDGTPYRDKTGIERIAKLAVPPAYVDVYVSPDADAELQAFGRDAAGRLQYRYHPDFVQAGALKKWQRLTRFAGALGQLKAITGADLRAQGLPPRKVAALMTRLLHVARFRVGSDIYAHQHKTYGLSTLRQRHVNVEGNTVTFHFKGKHGITQHKATTDRTLATNIGRLLDLPGPWLFQTVDEGGNRRRVRSGELNAYLKEVIGPFTAKDFRTWGGTLLAAEYLAEAGVADTEKQARQTLVDCVKYVAADLGNTPAVTRSSYICPVIFDRYLEGKILDDYEPRATKGESDLDGLTRSEAALKRLLESEKTLRPRRKKAAQGTLS; encoded by the coding sequence ATGACCTCCCGCACCCAGATCCTCGCCGGGGAGTACCTGCGCCGCGAAGGCAGCGACCCCAAGAAGTTCAAATACTTCTGGCCCGACGGCACCCCGTACAGAGACAAGACCGGCATCGAACGCATCGCGAAACTCGCCGTGCCGCCCGCCTACGTGGACGTGTACGTCAGTCCCGACGCGGACGCCGAACTTCAGGCCTTCGGCCGCGACGCCGCCGGACGCCTCCAGTACCGCTACCACCCGGACTTCGTGCAGGCGGGCGCGCTGAAGAAATGGCAGCGTCTCACCCGCTTCGCCGGAGCCCTCGGGCAGCTCAAGGCCATCACCGGGGCCGACCTGCGCGCCCAGGGCCTCCCCCCCCGCAAGGTCGCCGCCCTCATGACCCGCCTGCTGCACGTCGCCCGTTTCCGCGTCGGCAGTGACATCTATGCCCACCAGCACAAGACCTACGGCCTCAGCACCCTGCGCCAGCGGCACGTGAACGTCGAGGGGAACACCGTCACCTTCCACTTCAAGGGCAAGCACGGCATCACCCAGCACAAGGCCACCACCGACCGCACCCTCGCCACGAACATCGGCCGCCTGCTCGACCTCCCCGGCCCCTGGCTGTTCCAGACCGTGGACGAAGGAGGCAACCGTAGGCGCGTCCGCAGCGGCGAACTCAACGCGTACCTGAAGGAAGTCATCGGCCCGTTCACCGCCAAGGACTTCCGCACCTGGGGCGGCACCCTCCTCGCCGCCGAATACCTCGCCGAAGCGGGCGTCGCCGACACCGAGAAACAGGCCCGGCAGACCCTCGTCGACTGCGTCAAATACGTCGCCGCCGACCTCGGGAACACCCCCGCCGTCACCCGCAGCTCCTACATCTGCCCCGTCATCTTCGACCGCTACCTCGAAGGCAAGATCCTCGACGACTACGAACCCCGCGCCACAAAGGGCGAGAGCGACCTCGACGGCCTGACCCGCAGCGAAGCCGCCCTGAAACGCCTGCTGGAAAGCGAGAAGACACTCAGGCCCCGGCGGAAAAAAGCGGCGCAGGGGACTCTCAGCTGA